A window of Nerophis ophidion isolate RoL-2023_Sa linkage group LG17, RoL_Noph_v1.0, whole genome shotgun sequence contains these coding sequences:
- the LOC133536177 gene encoding sphingosine 1-phosphate receptor 3, which yields MIDPQIHLHYNYTGKLDHRPTVGTSSGNLGTKTLLFLAACTFIVLENLTVLVAIWRNHRFHNRMYFFIGNLALCDMLAGVAYLVNLLLSGDRTLYLSPVMWFVREGSMFVALGASIFSLLAIAIERHLTMIKMRPYDASKNYRVFLLIGTCWLIAISFGVLPILGWNCLDNLPDCSTVLPLYSKKYVAFCITIFMVLLLAMSVLYARIYILVKSSSRKVSKNSNSEHAMSLLRTVIIVVGVFIACWTPIFVLLLVDVACDQRHRCPILYKADWFIAVAVLNSALNPVIYTLASREMRRAFLGLACCICYRGKSSAPGSGNRQCLEPSRSRSKSFSSQNNQNQQGSRQAGSEKEADSGQVGKVAVDAGPSGVHAEGFIQNDVNGVRVESRMVED from the coding sequence ATGATAGACCCTCAGATTCACTTGCATTACAACTACACGGGGAAGCTGGACCACCGGCCCACCGTAGGCACCAGCTCGGGCAACCTTGGCACCAAAACTCTCCTCTTCCTGGCCGCGTGCACCTTCATCGTTCTGGAGAACCTGACGGTGCTGGTGGCCATCTGGAGGAACCACCGCTTTCACAACCGCATGTACTTCTTCATCGGGAACCTGGCGCTATGCGACATGCTGGCCGGGGTGGCCTACCTGGTCAACCTGCTCCTGTCCGGCGACAGGACGCTCTACTTATCGCCCGTCATGTGGTTTGTCCGAGAGGGCAGCATGTTTGTAGCATTGGGTGCCTCCATCTTCAGCCTTCTGGCCATCGCCATCGAGCGCCACCTGACCATGATCAAGATGAGGCCCTACGACGCCAGCAAGAACTACAGGGTCTTCCTCCTCATTGGCACCTGCTGGTTGATCGCCATCTCTTTCGGAGTTTTGCCCATCCTGGGATGGAACTGCCTAGACAATCTCCCTGACTGCTCTACGGTCCTCCCCCTGTACTCCAAGAAGTACGTGGCCTTCTGCATCACCATCTTCATGGTCCTGTTGCTCGCCATGTCGGTGCTCTACGCCCGCATCTACATCCTAGTCAAATCCAGCAGCCGCAAGGTGAGTAAGAACAGCAACTCGGAGCACGCCATGTCCCTGCTGCGCACAGTCATCATTGTAGTGGGGGTCTTCATCGCCTGCTGGACGCCCATCTTCGTGCTGCTCTTGGTGGATGTGGCATGCGATCAGCGCCACCGCTGCCCGATCCTTTACAAGGCCGACTGGTTCATCGCGGTGGCCGTGCTCAACTCGGCCTTAAACCCTGTCATATACACTCTGGCCAGTCGGGAGATGAGGCGGGCCTTCCTGGGATTGGCGTGTTGTATTTGCTACCGGGGGAAGTCATCGGCGCCGGGCAGCGGGAACAGGCAGTGTCTGGAGCCCAGTCGCAGCAGGAGCAAGTCCTTCAGCAGTCAGAACAACCAGAACCAGCAGGGATCCCGGCAGGCGGGGTCAGAAAAGGAGGCGGACTCTGGACAAGTCGGGAAGGTGGCGGTGGATGCAGGACCTAGTGGCGTTCATGCTGAAGGATTCATCCAGAATGACGTAAATGGAGTAAGAGTCGAGTCGAGGATGGTCGAGGATTGA